The genomic segment GACAGTTCTGGCATGACAGCGAATAGAAGGTTTCAAACGCGAACGCGCCATCAAGACCGCGAATTTGCGCCGCCTGTTCGTCGCTGATTTTCGGCGGGTAGCCGCCCACCTGCAGCAAGGCCAATACCAGCGAGGTGAATTCGTGCCCCAGCGGCAGGCCGCCAAAGGTCACGCCGATGTCCTGGCCCGGACTGTTCAGGGTGAAGGCTGGTGCCCGTGTGCCCGCATCACGGGTTTCGCGAACACGGATCTGCGTTGAGCAGGCCTGAAGGTCGGCGAGCAAGCCTTGAAGGTCGGTGGCGCCCTGGCTGTCGTCGAGATTGGCAACGATGTCGATGGGCCGCACCGCGCGCTCAAGGTAACTCTGTAACTGCGCTTTGAGATCGGAATCCAACATGGTCACTCCTTAAATTCGGGCTCAAAAAAACCCGCCACCGATTGGCAGCGGGTCCGTGCAACTCAGACAAACCTCAGATTTTGCCGACGAGGTCCAGCGACGGCTTCAGGGTTTTCTCCCCTTCCTGCCACTTCGCGGGGCACACCTGACCGGGGTTTTCACGCACGAACTTGGCCGCCTTGAGCTTGCGAAGGGTTTCCTTCATGTCACGGGCGATGGCGTTGTCGTGAATTTCCTGCGTCTTGATGATGCCGTCAGGATCGATCAGGAAGGTGCCGCGCAGCGCGAGCCCTTCTTCATCGATGTGCACGCCGAAGGCACGGGTCAACTGGTGCGTCGGGTCACCCACCAGGGGGAACTTCGACTTACCAACCGCCGGCGAGGTGGCGTGCCAGACCTTGTGCGAGAAGTGCGTGTCGGTGGTGACCACGAAGATCTCGGCGCCCAGCTTCTGGAACTCGGCGTAATGGTCGGCTGCGTCTTCCACTTCGGTCGGGCAATTGAAGGTGAATGCGGCCGGCATGAACACCACAACCGACCACTTGCCTTTGAGACTGGCTTCGGTGACCTCGATGAATTCACCGGCCTGGAACGCAGTGGTCTTGAAGGCTTGAACGGGGGTGTTGATCAGCGACATGAAAACTCCTGAGAGGGGCAAAATTGCTTGAGAGGAAACAGCTTGGGGCCGCGTAGCGTAACTGGCCTTGTGAATAGTTAAATTGAAATATTCCAATTCCATCAATAGTCATAATCTATTGATTGCTGCACTGCGACATGGCTGATTGCTGCGACGCACCATCCGTAACCATTTTCTAGCAAGATAGATGCCGCTTGCGGGGCTCATCTGGACCGTTGATCGGCAAAAATGCCGACCCGGTGGCGACTGCGCGCACCCCATCACCTTGACGTAGCCGTTTATCCTGACGGTCTGTCAGCCAATTGCCATCACACCCCCGCGCAGGCGCGCAACGCGACCGTCTGTCAGGTGCCGCTTTACGTCATCTTCAAATCTAAACAGGATAGCGTCGGTATAGTCTCGAAAAATACTTTACGGAACTGGCACTTACAAGGCCTTCTTGAGAGTTATCTGACACCTGAACAAGTTATTTTCCTACGTTCATTCATCAGGCTTGGCCCCAGTTTTGCCTGCGCCGATTCACCCACCTCTATCCAGTCAGCGTCTCCATGAGCAAAAACGTCATCTTCATCGTGATGGACAGCTGCCGCTATGACAGCTACGCCCGCGCCCGCACCCCCAACATGGACCGCATCGGCCTCGGTGAGAAGCGTTTCAGCTACGCCTCGTGGACCTCTCCGTCGCACTACACCTACCTGATGGGCATGCTGCCGCACAGCAGTCCGCAGGGCGTGTTTGCCTCCGAGGTCTATAAAAAGGAGTTCGCCCAGTGGGTGCCGCGCCTCGGCATCGACGGGCTGTCGTTCAAGGATTTCGTGCCGCAACTGTCGCTGCCGCATGTGCTGCAAGAAAACGGTTACCGCACCGTGGCGCGCGTGTCGCTGCCGGTGCTCAACCCGATGTCGCATCTCAACCGTCATTTCGACGACTACAAGTTGATGAGCAACCACAACGACTTCGGCGGCATCATTCAGCAGGTCGAGTTCGATGAAGACGAGCCCAGCTTCCACTTCCTGAACCTGGGCGAAACCCACTACCCCTACATGCTCGACGGCGATTCGATGCCGCACATCTCGGGCGTGCACGGCGTGTTCAAGCGCCTTGATGACGACCTGGGCCAGGCCACCGTTGACCAGTTTTTTGACGACGACCAGATGCGCGACCTGCACGCCCAGCAGGTGAAGACGGTGGAGCATGTCGACACTCTGATCGACGCCCTCATTTCCAAGGCACCGGTCAACACCCACTTCATCATCACCGCCGACCACGGCGAGTGTTTTGGTGAAAACGGCTACTTCGGCCACGGCCCCATCGTTCACGAAAAAGTGATGGAAGTACCGTTTCTCGAAGGTGTGAAACGCTGATTTTCTGAGGTCATCCCATGACGCCCACTGACGCCACTGCCCACCCGCAACGCCCTTTCGAGATCTTCGGTCTCAACCCGGGCAGCCTGCCGCCGCAACTGGCGTTGGCACTGGCGCGCAGCGGCGCCACCGGCTTGCTGGACCTGGTGCATGCCGCCGATACGGCGCTGTCATCGACCCATTTTCGGGCGCTGGCCAGCAGCACCGAAGCCCGCATTGGCCTGCGCATCCACGCCGGGCAACTGCCACAAGCGCTGGAGCTGCTTCAGCTCGCAAACGACCGCAGCCTCACCGTCATCCTCGCGGCGGGCGAACCCGGCCGCCAGCAACACGCCGCCGCCGCCCTGCGCGCGGCCCATGGCGGCCTGCTGCTGTGGGCCGAAGTCACCACCGCCGAAGCTGCCACCGCGCTGGGTGACGGCGTTGATGGCCTGATCGCCCTCGGTCACGAAGCGGGCGGATGGGTTGGCGAAGACACCAGCTTCATCCTGCTGCAAAAACTGCGCGGCGCCTCAGTCTTGCCGGTGATGGTGCGCGGTGGCATTGGCGTTCGCGCGGCCGCGGCCTGCCGGGTTGCGGGCGCCAGCGGCGTGGTGCTGGACGACTGCCTGTTGTCGCTACAGGAATCGCCCCTGCCTGCGCCCCTGCAAAACGACTTGGCGCGCCTCAACGGCGCCGAGTGCAAGCTCTTCGGCGAGCGGGTCGAGCAGCCGCTGCGGGTCTACGGCAAGCCCTCAGGCCCCGCCCTGAAGGCCGCCGAAGCCGATGATCGCGCCGCCGAAGGTGGCCAACTCGACACCGCCGAATGGCGCCAGCGCATGGACGCACGCATCGCCTGGTCGGGCAGCCCGGACGCCCTGCTGCCGGTCGGCCAGGCGGTGGGCCTTGCGGCGGGGTACCGGCAACGCTATGGCTCGGTCGGCAAGCTGCTGCAAGCGTTGCGCCGCGCCAGCCAGCAGCAGATCGAATCAGCCGCAACCCTTAGTTTTGTTGACGAAAACGGCCCGCTGGCCGCGTCCCACGGCACCCGCTTCCCGGTGGTGCAGGGGCCCATGACGCGGGTGTCAGACTCCCCCGACTTTGCGGTCGATGTGGCACGCGGCGGCGCCCTGCCGCTGCTGGCGCTGGCGCTGATGCGCGGCCCGCAAGTGCGCGAGATGCTGGAGCAAACCCGCGACCGCATCGGCGACGCACCCTGGGGCGTGGGCCTGCTGGGCTTCGTGCCGCATGCGCTGCGCGAAGAACAATGCGCCGAAATCTGGAAGTGCCCGCCGCCGTTCGCGCTGATTGCCGGCGGCCGCCCCGACCAGGCTGCCGAGTTCGAGAAACGCGGCATCACCACTTATATCCATGCGCCCGCACCCGCGCTGCTGCGCTTGTATCTGGAGCAGGGCGCGCGCCGCTTCGTGTTTGAAGGCCGCGAATGCGGTGGCCACGTGGGGCCCATCGCCAGCTTCCCGCTGTGGGAGCAAATGATCGAACTGCTGCTGGCCGAGGTGAAACCCGCCGACGCCAAAGACGTACACGTGCTGTTTGCCGGTGGCATTCACGACGCGCTGTCGTGCGCCATGGTGGCCGCCATGACCGCGCCGCTGGCCGCGCGCGGCATGAAAGTGGGCGTGCTCATGGGCACGGCCTATCTGTTCACGCAAGAAATCGTCCACAGCGGCGCCATCGTCCAGGGCTTTCAGGACGAAGCCCTGCGCTGCCGCCGCACGGTGAACCTCGAAACCGGCCCCGGCCACGCCTCGCGCTGTGTCGATACCCAGTTTGCCCGTGAATTCTTCGACACCCGCCGCCGCCTCATCCGCGACGGCCGCAGCGCCGAAGAAATTCGCGACGAGCTGGAAGACCTGAATCTGGGCCGCCTGCGCATCGCCTCGAAAGGCGTCAACCGCAACACCGAAGGCAGCATCGTTAGCGTCGCAGCCGCCGAACAGCTCGACCAGGGTATGTACATGATTGGCCAGGTGGCCACGCTGCGCGCCACAGCGCTCAGCATTGAAGACCTGCACCTTGACGTGTGCCGCGGCGCGCAGATTCACCTTGAAGACTGGACCGACGCTGGCAAAACCCGCCGCGCGCAGGCCCAGCCCGCCGACATCGCCATTGTTGGCATCGGCACCCTGCTGCCCAAGGCCGACGGCCCGGACGCGTTCTGGCACAACATTCTTCATCAGGTGTGCGCCATCGGCCCGGTGCCGCCCGAGCGCTGGGACCCCGAGCTGTATTTCGACGCCGATCGCAAAACCCGCGACAAAATCTACTCGCGCTGGGGCGGCTTTCTCGACGAGGTGCCGTTTGACCCCATGAAGTTCGGCATTCCGCCGCGCTCAATGAAGTCCATAGACCCGATGCAGTTGCTCACCCTTGAGGTGGCGCAACGCACCCTCGCCGATGCCGGATATGGCGACGGCGGGTTTGATCGCGAAAACACCTCCATCATCCTCGGCGCGGGCGGCGGCCTCGGCGATCTGGGCCTGCAATACGGCGTGCGCGCCGAGTTGCCGCGCTTTGTCGAAAACCCCGACCCCCGGGTCTGGGAACGCCTGCCGGAATGGACCGAAGAATCCTTTGCCGGAACGCTGCTCAACGTAGCCGCCGGGCGCGTCGCCAACCGGATGGACTTTGGCGGCCTCAACTTCACCGTGGACGCAGCCTGCGCGTCGTCGCTGGCGGCCATCTCCATTGCCGTCAGCGAACTGGAATCGGGGCGCAGCAACTTCGTGCTGGCCGGTGGCATCGACACGGTGCAGTCGCCGTTCGGCTTTCTGTGCTTCTCCAAAACCCAGGCGCTGTCGCCCACCGGCGCGCCGCGCACCTTTGACCAGGCCGCCGACGGCATTGCCATCAGCGAAGGTTTGGCGGTGGTGGCCCTGAAGCGCCTTGCCGATGCCGAGCGCGACGGCGACCGGATTTACGCGGTCATCAAGGCCGTGGCCGGGTCCAGTGACGGCAAAGCTTTGGGCCTGACCGCGCCGCGCCCCGACGGGCAGATTCGCGCCCTGAAGCGCGCCTACGCCAAGGCCGGGTTCTCGCCAAGCTCGCTGGAATTGTTCGAAGCCCACGGCACCGGCACCCCGGTTGGCGACAAGGCCGAGGCCGAAACCATCACCCGCGCGCTGCGCGCCGAGCAAGCCGCACCGCAGAGCGTTGCCCTGGGCTCAGTCAAAACCCTGGTCGGCCACACCAAGGCCAGCGCGGGCGTTGCCGGGCTCATCAAAATGGCGCTGTCGCTCTACCACCGCGTGCAACCCGCGCACTTTGGCGTGGACAAACCCATTGCGCCGCTGGCCGCCGCCGACGCCCCCGCCTACCTACTCAAGCAGCCGCGCCCGTGGATTGCCCACCCCGATCACCCGCGCCGCGCCGGCGTGTCGGCCTTCGGCTTTGGCGGCACCAACTTCCACGCCGTGCTGGAGGAATACAGCGGCGCACAAGTTTCCACTGCCGGGCACGACCGCTGGCCGCAGGAGCTGATCGTGTTCCGCGCCGCCGATCGCGCGCAGTTGCAGCAGCAGATTGCCCAGGTCCAACCCCTGCTCGCCGCACCCGGCAAGCTCACCCTGGCCGAACTGGCGCTGGCGCTGGCCCGCGCCGCAGAAGGTCGCGGCGACACGGCGGTGCGCCTTGCGCTGGTGGCCGGTGACTTCGCCGGTCTCAACGCCGAACTCGGCAAGGTCAGCGCCCACCTGCGTGACGGCCAGGCGCTGCCGCCGACCATCCGCTTCAATGCCGACGCCCCAACCGACGCGCCCAAGCTGGCGTTTGTGTTCCCCGGCCAGGGCGCGCAGTACGTCAACATGGGCCGCGAGGCCGCGCTGTACATCGATGACATTCGTCAGTCGCTGGAGCACGCCGACCGCAGCCTCAACGGCCAACTGCCGCGTCGCCTGTCGCAGTACATTTTGCCGCCCGCCGCGTTCAGCGCCGAGGCCGAAGCGGACCAGCAGGCCGCCCTCACCGACACCCGCGTTGCGCAACCCGCAATTGGCGCCGTGTCGCTGGGCTATCTGGCCTTGGCCGAGCGCTTGGGCTTGCAGGCCAGCGCCAGCGCCGGTCACAGCTACGGCGAATATGTTGCTTTGGCCGCAGCAGGCGCCATCAGCCGTGACGACTGCCTGCGGCTGTCGGCCATTCGCGGTGCGGCAATGGCCCAGGCCAGTGCCAGCGCGGTGCCCGGCACCATGGCCGCCGTGCAGGGCACGCGGGAGGCCATCGACATGGTCATCCGCAGCTTTCAAGGCGTGCGCATTGCCAACCACAACGCGCCGCAGCAAAGCGTGATTTCGGGGCCGCGTGCCGCCGTCGAAGCCGCCGTCAAGGCGCTGGGCGAGGCCGGTCTGCGCGGCACGCTGCTGCCGGTTTCTGGTGCGTTTCACACCGAACTGGTGGCCGACGCGCGGCCGCCGCTGTCGGAGGCCATCCACCGCACCGCCTTCCACACGGCGCGCTTCCCGGTATTCAGCAACAGCGACGGCGCGCCGTATCCGGCCAGCCCGGCACAGATGCAAACCCAGCTCGACGGGCACCTGCTGTCCAGCGTGGAGTTCGTGCGCGAAATCACCGCCATGGCCGACAGCGGCTGCACGGTGTTTGTGGAACTCGGCCCAAAAAGCATCTGCACCAACATGGTTCGCAGCATTCTGGGCGAGCGCAACAACATCACCGCCGTGGCGCTGGACGGCCAGGGCGGCGGCATCAAGGGCCTGCTCGCGGGCCTGGCAGAACTCTGGACCCAGGGCGTCGCGCTCAAACCCCTGCGCCTGTTCGACGGCCGCGAACTGCGCCTGCTCGACATGGCCCAGCTTGCCCAGGCGGCCGCCATCGACGCCATTCCGGCGCATGTGTGGCGGGTTAGCGGCGGCTGCGCCCGCGCGCCCGGCGACAGCATCCGCCGCACCGGCAGCCTGCCCGCACTGACCCGCGTCACGGCCGATGCCGCGCGCGCCGAAGCCGCAGCACACCAAGCCATCGCGCCCGCTGCGGCGCCGGTTGAGTCCAGCCCGGTGACAACGCCCGTGCCGGCACTGGGCAGCGCGCTCACTGCCGACGCCATGCTGGCCTACCAACAGACCATGCAGCAGTTTCTGGCGCTGCAAGAGCGCGTAATTGCCCAAGCCTTGGGCGGCGCGATGCCCGCGCTGCCAACCGCTACCCCCGCTGCGCAGCCCGTCGCCCCTGCGGCGGTTGCCACGCCCAGCATCACGGCGCCCCTCGCAGCGCCGCCCGCTGTCGCCGCAATTGCCGATTCCCCCCTCCCCATTCCCAGCCGCATCGACCATCAGTCGATGCTGCTCAACCTGGTCGCCGACCGCACCGGTTACCCGCAAGACATGCTGGCGCTGGATGCTGATCTTGAAGCCGACCTGGGCGTGGATTCCATCAAGCGCGTCGAAATCATCGGCGCCCTGCAAAAAGCCCTGCCGAGCGAAGCC from the Polycyclovorans algicola TG408 genome contains:
- a CDS encoding sulfatase-like hydrolase/transferase, yielding MSKNVIFIVMDSCRYDSYARARTPNMDRIGLGEKRFSYASWTSPSHYTYLMGMLPHSSPQGVFASEVYKKEFAQWVPRLGIDGLSFKDFVPQLSLPHVLQENGYRTVARVSLPVLNPMSHLNRHFDDYKLMSNHNDFGGIIQQVEFDEDEPSFHFLNLGETHYPYMLDGDSMPHISGVHGVFKRLDDDLGQATVDQFFDDDQMRDLHAQQVKTVEHVDTLIDALISKAPVNTHFIITADHGECFGENGYFGHGPIVHEKVMEVPFLEGVKR
- a CDS encoding type I polyketide synthase; amino-acid sequence: MTPTDATAHPQRPFEIFGLNPGSLPPQLALALARSGATGLLDLVHAADTALSSTHFRALASSTEARIGLRIHAGQLPQALELLQLANDRSLTVILAAGEPGRQQHAAAALRAAHGGLLLWAEVTTAEAATALGDGVDGLIALGHEAGGWVGEDTSFILLQKLRGASVLPVMVRGGIGVRAAAACRVAGASGVVLDDCLLSLQESPLPAPLQNDLARLNGAECKLFGERVEQPLRVYGKPSGPALKAAEADDRAAEGGQLDTAEWRQRMDARIAWSGSPDALLPVGQAVGLAAGYRQRYGSVGKLLQALRRASQQQIESAATLSFVDENGPLAASHGTRFPVVQGPMTRVSDSPDFAVDVARGGALPLLALALMRGPQVREMLEQTRDRIGDAPWGVGLLGFVPHALREEQCAEIWKCPPPFALIAGGRPDQAAEFEKRGITTYIHAPAPALLRLYLEQGARRFVFEGRECGGHVGPIASFPLWEQMIELLLAEVKPADAKDVHVLFAGGIHDALSCAMVAAMTAPLAARGMKVGVLMGTAYLFTQEIVHSGAIVQGFQDEALRCRRTVNLETGPGHASRCVDTQFAREFFDTRRRLIRDGRSAEEIRDELEDLNLGRLRIASKGVNRNTEGSIVSVAAAEQLDQGMYMIGQVATLRATALSIEDLHLDVCRGAQIHLEDWTDAGKTRRAQAQPADIAIVGIGTLLPKADGPDAFWHNILHQVCAIGPVPPERWDPELYFDADRKTRDKIYSRWGGFLDEVPFDPMKFGIPPRSMKSIDPMQLLTLEVAQRTLADAGYGDGGFDRENTSIILGAGGGLGDLGLQYGVRAELPRFVENPDPRVWERLPEWTEESFAGTLLNVAAGRVANRMDFGGLNFTVDAACASSLAAISIAVSELESGRSNFVLAGGIDTVQSPFGFLCFSKTQALSPTGAPRTFDQAADGIAISEGLAVVALKRLADAERDGDRIYAVIKAVAGSSDGKALGLTAPRPDGQIRALKRAYAKAGFSPSSLELFEAHGTGTPVGDKAEAETITRALRAEQAAPQSVALGSVKTLVGHTKASAGVAGLIKMALSLYHRVQPAHFGVDKPIAPLAAADAPAYLLKQPRPWIAHPDHPRRAGVSAFGFGGTNFHAVLEEYSGAQVSTAGHDRWPQELIVFRAADRAQLQQQIAQVQPLLAAPGKLTLAELALALARAAEGRGDTAVRLALVAGDFAGLNAELGKVSAHLRDGQALPPTIRFNADAPTDAPKLAFVFPGQGAQYVNMGREAALYIDDIRQSLEHADRSLNGQLPRRLSQYILPPAAFSAEAEADQQAALTDTRVAQPAIGAVSLGYLALAERLGLQASASAGHSYGEYVALAAAGAISRDDCLRLSAIRGAAMAQASASAVPGTMAAVQGTREAIDMVIRSFQGVRIANHNAPQQSVISGPRAAVEAAVKALGEAGLRGTLLPVSGAFHTELVADARPPLSEAIHRTAFHTARFPVFSNSDGAPYPASPAQMQTQLDGHLLSSVEFVREITAMADSGCTVFVELGPKSICTNMVRSILGERNNITAVALDGQGGGIKGLLAGLAELWTQGVALKPLRLFDGRELRLLDMAQLAQAAAIDAIPAHVWRVSGGCARAPGDSIRRTGSLPALTRVTADAARAEAAAHQAIAPAAAPVESSPVTTPVPALGSALTADAMLAYQQTMQQFLALQERVIAQALGGAMPALPTATPAAQPVAPAAVATPSITAPLAAPPAVAAIADSPLPIPSRIDHQSMLLNLVADRTGYPQDMLALDADLEADLGVDSIKRVEIIGALQKALPSEAATQIAQHMERFTQARSLQAILEALLSSLPPSGREGRAEQGATSASGDATAAAPPPSPPLSGHPLAGEGMKDMLLNLVADRTGYPQDMLALDADLEADLGVDSIKRVEIIGALQKALPGEAATQVAEHMERFTQARSLQAILDALTALAPAVATAPANAAAVEPQIDLQAVLLTLVADRTGYPPEMLALDADLEADLGVDSIKRVEIIGALQKALPATLGAQVQPQMERFTQARSLQAIVDALTGLTPAAATPVATPPATGGQSAPVIDAEPQTIPRYVVKPLAAPLPPSRVRLTGTALIVAAPSGIGEALAARLRAEGLHPVAIDAVTSDALAAAVDAARTAHGPVRAVLHLSGLNPHDNGDAADDWATGYQQHLLSMLHLAQALGADLKSARLLAGSRLGGSFGRSSVSDGSLLAGGLNGILNCIRHEYPEAVLRAVDFDGQTDSEIVAALCDELLCDDAAPEIGYVGPIRYGSLVAEQPLSPGDAPVLTPNGDWVVLATGGARGITAELLEEMARPGMCMVLLGRSPEPGTEPAALTALQTVSQLRGHLLAETKAAGKVAQPVEIDRQISRIQADREIRSNLARLRAAGCTVDYRACDVRDEAALTAVLADLYTRHGRIDAVIHGAGVIEDKLIVDKQPDSFARVLGTKLDSARVLSRHLQPASLKMLCFFTSIAGRIGNRGQSDYAAANEVLNRLAWQLHRRWPDARVMAINWGPWDAGMASEAVKAAFRTQGIEPIPVAAGRRYFIDELMYGPRADVELVAGRGIWGVATADLPVAEPTRLPLIIHAPRMGPGGAMTLDHTFTADSDPYLLDHRIDGKLVLPAAGAAEWMAQFAAAAWPGWQVSELRDLRQFNGISLEADGERLIQLRARASSHSDAGTQSITVEMVDPAQKRPCYRATVCLVERLPEAPVINLAAVTDAQPVNVGDAYAHYLFHGPRFQLIKRIDGVSLQGVDAAVQGANVQRWLDRDGSWLFDPGLLDLPPQLAIVWSRVHHDMTALPSAFGRVSRYAGGDRNGPLKLAMRMLPDDQAQSVRYDAWITDAQGRVLVAMERCEGHMSAALNRLAEKAKPGG
- the ahpC gene encoding alkyl hydroperoxide reductase subunit C, translated to MSLINTPVQAFKTTAFQAGEFIEVTEASLKGKWSVVVFMPAAFTFNCPTEVEDAADHYAEFQKLGAEIFVVTTDTHFSHKVWHATSPAVGKSKFPLVGDPTHQLTRAFGVHIDEEGLALRGTFLIDPDGIIKTQEIHDNAIARDMKETLRKLKAAKFVRENPGQVCPAKWQEGEKTLKPSLDLVGKI